In Halogranum gelatinilyticum, the DNA window ACGGCAGGTCGAGCGGCTGACCGAGGACATCCACGACATCATCGACGTGACCGACACCGACCCCGAGACGGTTCGGGTCTACGTCGCCGCCGACTGGAAGAACCTCGTGTTCGACACCGTCGCCGACGTCGGCACGGACATCGGCCAGGTGATGGGGCAGGTCATGCAGCACGAGAGCCTGCGCGAGCGTGGCAACGAGGTCAACGACCTCGTGCAGGACCTCGTCGATGTCGTCCGCGGTCTCGACGACGAGACGGTCGAGGCGATGCGCGAGATGGAGGAGGCCGAGGTCTACGAGAACGCAACCGGCTTCCTCACCCGCGAGTTCGACGCGGACATCGAGGTCTACGTCGAGGGCAGCGAGGACGTCCACGACCCGGCCGACCGCGCGAGCAAGGCGACGCCGTTCCGCCCGGCAATCCACCTCGAATAGGGCGCGACACCGGCGCGCAACGTGTTTTTCGACTAACCCTTATCTATCCACCACCCCTACCGTGAGGCATGAGCAGTGAATCTGACGACTCGGAGCCGGGCGTGTTGAAATCGGCGTACCGCACGGTGACGCCGGGCTACAAGAGTCACCCGGATACCGAGATGAACGTCATCGGGCTGGCGTACTTCCTCGGTATCCTCGTGCTGCTCGTGCCCCTGCTCCCGTTCATCGTCCTCGTCTGGCTCATCAGCAAGCTCATCGAACTCGTCGCCGACCAGACGGGCAGCGGTGAGACGAAGTAGCGAACGCGAGAGCGCGCGAACGAGCGTGGACGAGCGCGACTGGTTTTTCAGAGCCGACGCTCAGAGACTGAGTGCGACAGAAGGGGATGACAGCCTGCGGCTTCCTGAAGACTGGACTTACTCGGCGAGACCGAGCAGGTCGAACGGGTAGCCGTTGTCGTTGTCGTCGGCGTGCTCGTAGACGACGTGGGCGGCGGCGACGTCCTGAATCGCCAGCCCGGTCGAGTCGAAGACGGTGATGCCGTCGTCGTCGGTGCGGCCCGCCTTGTCGCCGACGACGATCTGGCCGATCTGGCCGTAGATGTCGTCGTCAGCGAGGACGCCCGCGTTGTACGGGACGTTGATCTCGCCGGAGTGGGTCGTCTGCTCGAAGTCGTCGATGACGAGCTTCGCATCCAAGAGAACCTCGTCGGCGAGTTCGTGTTTGCCCTCGGCGTCGGCACCCATCGCGTTGATGTGGGTGTGGTCGCCGACGGCCTCGCGCGGGACGATGGGGTCTTCGACGGGCGTGACCGTCGAGAGGACGTCACAGCCGGCGGCCTCCGCGATAGAGCCGGCGCGGACGTCGAACTCGCCCTCGAAGGTGTCGATGAAGCGCGCGACGCGTTCCTCGGAGAGGTCCGAGACGACGACCTCCTCGATGTCGCGGACCTCGGAGATGGCCCGGAGCTGGGTGTACGACTGGACACCCGCGCCGATGATGCCCATCGACGTCGCGTCCTCGACCGCGAGATGGTCGGTGGCGACGGCGGCGGCCGCGCCGGTGCGGAGCATCGTCAGTTCCGTCCCGTCCATCAGGGCCAGCGGGAAGGCGTTCTCGGGGTCCGAGTAGATCATCGTCCCCATAACCGTCGGCAGGTCGAACTTCTCGCCGTTGTCGGGGTGGACGTTGACCCACTTGATGCCGGCGGCGTCCCACTCGCCGGCGTCGAGGTAGGCGGGCATCGACCGGAAGTCGCCGTTGTACTGCGGCAGGTCGATGTAGGACTTCGGCGGCATCTGTGCGTCGCCCGTCTCGTAGGCGGCGAAGGCGTCTTCGATGGCCGAGATGAGTTCGGGCATCTGGCAGTTGTCGTGGACGTCGTCGCTGTTGAGCAGCAGCGTCTGCATAGTCGCCCCTTCCCAGAGGGGCTACTTAGTTCGTTCCATTTCTACACTGTCGTCCAAGTTCAGGTATGAAAGTAGGAGTTGTGTCTAACTTTTTGGAACTGTCAGGATTGCTCACGCTCACGCCCCGTCGGCGGACGTCTCGTCTTGCTCGTCGACATCGATGGTGCGTTTTTCATCGCCGCTGGTTGTTCTGAGGTACAGCCCAAAGGTACTCGCATCCGGTGCATAGTCCGCAGGACGGAGTTCTTCTGTCCACGTCGCCTCGCTTCCTGCTTCGGTGGCAAGTTCAATCTCGTAGAAGGCGTACAGCCCAGACGTGTTGACACACCCACGAAAGACACCGTCAACGTCGCTCGTGTTTTCGACGGTCACCGTCACGTCAGCGGTGTCGGAGAGGAGGACGCGTTTCGGTGTGTCGAAGGAGACGACCTCGAAAGTCGGGTGTGTGCTGGCGACATGGTCCGTCACCTTCTCGGGGAGTGACCACTGGGCGGTGTCACCCTCGTGGTCGACCCGAAACGTGAGGTCGGATGCCGAGTCGAACTCGGTCGGAACGACGAACGCGACCCATCCCGTCGACCCATCTCGGTCCCAGTACGGACCAGTGTCGACGGCGTCGTCGGCGGACAGTTGGTCGAGTGGAGCCTCGTCGACTGTCTCGACTGCAGGAAACGAGTCGTCTCCTGCGACGAGCCGAAACGAATCCCACGGCGGCGGGTTCTCAGACTCGCCGCTAACGAACAGTTTCACGAACACCAGCCACTCATCTTCAAGTCGCTTGACGTCCGCCCAATCGACGTTCGAGATGTAGAGAAACGACGACTGCGGATGTGCCATCAGTGGGGTCACGGCTATCTCACCGACAGTCGCCTCGTTCCCGAACGACTGTGACGCTGGCGTCGGCGTTTCGGTGGACGAACCTGTCGCCGTCTCGGTGGCTGTCGGCTCGTCACCGAGACAGCCCACGAGGCCGAGCACGGAACCGAGGCTACCGAGACCGGTGAGGTAGCTACGTCTGGAGAGCATGGCCGCGGCTACTCGAGTATGTGGTATCTGTCTTCTGGTCGAAAAGAAAACGGTCTGTCGTGCGGTGCGGTGGTCGGTCGGGTTAGGGTGATGTGGGCGTTATGCCGAACTTCACATCGCGCCGCCCATACCGCCCATACCGCCCATGCCACCCATGCCGCCGGGCGCGCCGCCCTCGTCGTCACCGTCGCCCTTGGTGGAGAGGTCACCAGCGGCGATGATGTCGTCGATTTTGAGGACGAGGTTCGCGGCCTCGGTGGCAGACGAGATTGCCTGCTCCTTGGAGTGAGCCGGCTCGACGACACCTGCGTCGAACGTGTCGACGACGTCGCCCGTGAAGACGTTCAGGCCAGCGCGAACCTGGCCGTCCTCGTGGGCGGCGCGGAGGTCGACGAGCGTGTCGATGGAGTCGAGACCGGCGTTCTCGGCGAGGACGCGCGGGACGAGTTCGAGCGCGTCGGCGAAGGCCTCGACGGCGAGCTGCTCGCGGCCCGAGACGGAGTCAGCGTAGTCACGGAGACGCGAGGCGAGTTCGACTTCGATTGCACCGCCGCCGGCGACGACACGGCCGTCGGAGACGGTCGTGGCGACGACGTCCAGGGCGTCCTGGATGCCGCGCTCGAGCTCGTCGACGACGTGGTCGGTGGAGCCACGGAGGAGGATGGTGACGCCGTGGGCGTCGTCGCCCTCGACGTAGAACAGCTCGTCCTCGTCGTCACGGCTGACCGAGCCGTGGCCGAGGTCGGAGACCTCGACGCTGTCGAGGTCCGAGACGACGGAGCCGCCGACGACGTTCTTGAGGAACTTGATGTCGGACTTCTTGACGCGGCGGACGGCGAGGATGTCCTCCTTGGCGAGGTAGTGCTGGGCGAGGTCGTCGATGCCCTTCTGGCAGAAGACGACGTCAGCACCGGAGTCGACGATCTGCTGGACCTTCTGCTTCAGCTGCTTCTCTTCCTGGTCGAGGAACTGCTGGAGCTGGTCCGGGCTGTCGATGGAGACGTTCGTGTCCGTGGAGGCCTCCTCGACTTCGATTGCCTCGTTGAGCAGCAGGATGTTCGCGTCCTCTGCCTCGGTCGGCATGTTGTCGTGGACCGGGTCCTTGTCGATGACTGCACCCGTCAGGAGCTCGGACTCGGAGGCCGAGCGGCCGGTCTGGGTCTCGAGCTTGACGTTCTCGAGGTCGACGATGTGCGAGCCGTCGGCGGCCTCAACGGTGACCTGCTTCACGGCGTCGACGATGAGCTGGGCGAGGAGGTCCTTGTTGAGCTCCGTGCCCTTGCCCGTCATGGAGGTCTCGGCGACCTTCTTCAGGAGTTCCTCGTCGTCGGGTTCGACGGTCTCGGCGATGTTGCCGACTTCCTCACGAGCCTTCTCCGAGGCGAGGTGGAAGCCCTTGATGACCGCCGTCGGGTGGATGTCCTGCTCGAGGAGGTCCTCGGCGTTCTTGAGAAGCTCGCCAGCGATCGCGACGGCGGTCGTCGTGCCGTCGCCAGCCTCGTCTTCCTGCGTCTCGGCGACCTCGATAATCATCTCGGCCGTCGGGTTGTCGATGTCCATCTCTTTGAGGATGGTGACACCGTCGTTCGTGATGGTGACGTCGCCCATCGAGTCGACGAGCATCTTGTCCATCCCTTTCGGGCCGAGTGTGGAACGTACGGCCTCGGCGACGGCGCGAGCCGCGCGGATGTTGTACGACTGCGCGTCACGGTCCTTGACGCGCTGGGAATCCTCTCCGAGAATGATCATCGGCTGACCCTGTTGCATTCGCTGACTCATGTTCATCGCCAGATTGTTTGTGATTCTATATAAGGCTCACGATTCGGGACGATCCTGTGGAGACACGACGAAGAGATTTCAAGACACGAAACCGCAAGACTGGCCGGGATTTCTGCCCAAACTATGAGACTTATTACCACGTCTCGGATCGGTGTCGTCGGGACCCGATTTCGGCCATTTATATACTCTTTGGCGTGGCGAGTCGGACAGGAGACTCGTGCGGTTCGGAGCGATACGCGAGTCGGGATGATGCGAGAGTCAGAGCGATACGCGAGTCGGAACGATGCGAAGAACTGGCCCGAATGCGCGGCAGCGGACGTGGCGGCCGTGCCGCGTCGCTCGTGGCGAGTGAAAACGAAGCCGTGCGGGAAGCGCGCCGAAAAGACGTTCGGGCGGGGTCTCGACGGCTCGGCTGGCTATCGCGCGAGGTCGAGTTCGACGGCGTTGTCCGCGCGAATCCACGCGAACTCGTGTCGTGTGTCGTAGATCTCGACTGAGCCGTCGTCGCAGATGAGCGTTTCGTACCGTCCACGGTGTCTGAGGCTTTCGTCCGCCATGGTGGTCTACCCGTAGGAGAGTGAGTGGGGCACATACCCGTTTCGGATGGGGCGATTCAGTGACCCTACCGACAGACCGGGCTACTCGACCGGCTCCTTCCAGTGTACTGTCACCGTCCCGACGGCGAAGGCGTCCGTTCCCTCGGCGTTGCGCCGAAACTGAACGGTGTTCGTCCCCTCGTGGAGCGTCGCGCCCGAGAGCGTGTCGACCCAGTACTGCCAGCCCTCGTTCGGTGGGATGTCGAACCCACCTAACGGCTCGCCGTTGACGAGGATCTCGTGGCCGTACTCGGCGACGTCGAACGCCTGCAAGCCGATGTAGGCGTCGGTCGGTTCGTCGGTCGGCACGGTGAACTCGAAGGCGTCGGTCTCGTCACCGGCGTCGGTCGCCCACTCGAGGTCCAGCGAGTGTCCCTCGGGCGCGAGTTGTGCTCCAACGTAGACGGTCGCGTAGTTGGCACGGGTCTGCACGCTCACGGCTAATCAGGCAGGTGATAAAAACACGACGACAACGCCGTCAGTTGTCCAGTTCGTCGAGTTCCGACGGTTCGGCGAGAAGTTCGTCGTCGACGTCCTCGAACCGTGGCGGCTCCTGCTGGTCTTCCGCTCCCAGTTCACGTTGAGCGAGTTCGGATTCGAGCTGTGCTTCCTTGTTGAGGCCCTTCTTCTCTCGACCACTCTTCGTGTCTGGCATTGTCATGCATGGAGAGGCCACGGAGGGTGATGAACCTTTTTGAAAGGTATCTGATACGGTGACCGCGACAGGTTGACAGTTGCGTGAGAAATCGGCTGTTCGTGCCGGAAACCGCTGCGATGAGTGTCTTTCGTGCGGCCGTTTCGAGAACTGGTTAGACGCTCCGGCAGGGCAGACGGTTGTCGGCGGCGACGTAGGCTGCCGAACACAGTCGCACACGTCGGTGGCTAGCACACGAGGTGCTCGCCGTGTTGTGTGCGACAGAAAAACGGCAGGACAGGGATTTGAACTACGGTCGTTTCGCTCGCGTTGCTCGCTCCACTCCCTGATTCAAATCCCGTCGTCGTCGTTCACTCGAAATACGGTGGTCACAGCGCGATAAAACGCGCTGCTCGGCACGTAGTTTCTCGAGAAACGCCAGGACAGGGATTTGAACCCTGGATCCCAAAGGGAACACGCTTTCCAGGCGTGCGCTTTACCACTCAGCCATCCTGGCTTGCAATCCATCGTACCGCAGTGGGAAGTTTAAGTCCTTCCTTTCCGAGCGAGACGGTGTTCGGTGACGTACGACACACCGGCGACAGCGACGCCGAGGGCGGCTGCCAGCGCGAGCCGTACCAACAGCGACACCGGCAGCGGTCCGACGAGCAGGATGTAGCCCTGCGTCAGCGCGAGGAACGCCAGCGCGCCGACCGCACCCCACAGGACGCCGGACTTGGTTCGTGCCCGCACGGCCGACTACTCCAGGGAGGCGATGGCCTCGATCTCGATGCCGACGCCCTTCGGGAGGTTGGCGACCTCGAACGCGCTGCGGGCCGGTGGCTCGTCGTCGAAATACGTCGCGTAGGTCTCGTTCATCTCGTCGAAGTCCTCGATGTCGTCGAGGAGGACGGTCACCTTCAGCACGTCGCCCGCGTCGGCACCCTCCTCGGCGAGGACGGCCATGATGTTGTCCAGTGCCTGCTCGGTCTGCGTGGTCATGTCCGCGTCGGCGAGTAGTTCACCGTCGGGAGTGAGCGGAATCTGCCCGGCCGTGAAGAGGAGGCTGCCGTCTGTCGTCGCCTGACTGTACGCGCCCACCGCGGCGGGGGCGTCGTCGGTGCTGATGATTCGCTTCATACGCGAGGCGTCGGCCGGACGGGGCTTAAAAGGTCGAGTCGTGCGTCCGAATCAGGCGAGAACCTCGACGGAGTAGCCGTGTTCGCGGAGGGCGTCCAAGACTTCCTCGACGTGGTCCTCACCGCGAGTCTCCAGGTCCAACTCGACCTCCGCGGCGTTCATGGCGATGTCCCGCGAGGTGCGGTCGTGGCGGATGGCGTAGATGTTCGCCTGCTGGGCGGCGAGGACGTCGATGAGCTTCTCCAGCGCGCCCGGCCGGTCCTTGAGTACCGTCTTGACCTTGAGGTAGCGACCCGTCTCGACCAGCCCGCGCATGATGACCGTCGTCAGCGTGTTCATGTCGATGTTGCCGCCGCAGAGCGCGGGAACGACGACCTCGTCTTCCTCGTAGTCGAACTTGTCGAAGAGCAGTGCCGCGAGCGCGACGGCTCCGGCCCCCTCGACCAGCGTCTTGCTCCGTTCGAGCAGGTAGGTGAGTGCGACGGCGATCTCCTCGTCGGAGACGGTGACGACCTCGTCGACGCGCTCGCGGATGACCTCGAAGGGAGCCTCGCCGACGTTGCGGGTGGCGATCCCGTCGGCGATAGTGTCGACCTCGTCGAGCGGCGTAATCTCGCCCTTCTTCAGCGAGTCGGCGACGCTGGAGGCACCCTCGGCCTGCACGCCGATGACTCGGGCGTCGGGGACCTGCTCTTTGACCGCCGTGGCGATGCCGGAGATGAGGCCGCCGCCGCCGATGGGGACGATGACCGTGTCGAGGTCGGGGCAGTCCTCGACGATTTCCAGGCCGATGGTCCCCTGCCCGGCCATGACGTACGGGTCATCGAAGGCGTGGACGTACGTTCTCCCTTCCTCGGCCTCGATCTCGTGGGCCTTGTCCTGGGCGTCGTTGTAGTCCGCGCCGTGGAGGACGACCCGGCCGCCGTAGCGCTCGGTGGCTTTGACCTTCGTGATGGGCGCGTGTTCGGGCATGACGATGGTCGAGTCGACGCCCGCGCGGGTGGCCGCGAGCGCGACCCCCTGGGCGTGGTTCCCGGCGCTGGCGGTGACGACGCCTACCTCCTTCTCTTCCTCGGAGAGCGTCGTGATGCGGTTCATCGCCCCGCGAATCTTGAACGACCCCGTGCGCTGGAAGTTCTCCAGCTTCAGGTGGACCTCGGCACCGGTCATGTCGGTGTAGGTGTGGGAGTATTCCAGCGGTGTATGGCGGGCGACCTCGGAGACGCGGTCGCGCGCGTCGAGAACGTCGGCGAGCGAGAGCATAGCCGTCGCTACTTCGGCAACGTTGTTAACCGTTTATTCACACAGACGACTCGGCCAGCGCGGCCGCTCTCGGGCGGTTTGGGGGAAGGGGGGAATGTAAGTGCGCGTGATGCGCATTCGTCTCCTCACGCCCAGTACACATAAACGTCCGCCACGCGGAGTGAAAGTGTAATCGCTAGACGGAAGCGACCCGAAACGCGTGTCAGACGCCTGTCGGCCGTTCGTCCGCCACCCGGTTCTCGGCTCAGTCGGTCCACGAGACGGTCACCGATTCGCGGGCGACGTAGCGGCGGACCCGCTCGGCGAGCGACCCGTCGCCGGGCCACGAGATCTCCTCCTCGGCGTCGAGTTCGTCGGGGTCGCCGACGTAGACGGCGACCGTCTCGCCGACACCGTCGTCCCCGGCGGTCGCGTCGCCGTCGCCACCATCGTTTCCGTCCACCCGCCACGGCACCTCCACCCGGACGTAGAGTCCCTGCCCGACGCCCTCGTAGGTGTCGACCGCGTCGACGTCGTCCGTCCGCAGCACGCGGCCGCCGACCGACCCGCCCGGCGCGAGCGTCGGATACCGGCCGCTCACGGGATGGAGTCCGTCCAGGACCGCCGCGCCGAGATAGCTGTAGGAGTCGACGACCTGCGCGACCTGTTCGGGATTGGTGAGCGTGCCGTAGACGAAGAAATCCATATACGGTCGTCGGGCCGGACGCAGTTCAAGTTGCCTCCTAACTCAGCCGACACCGGCCAGCCCCTCGGGTTCCGGTACGGGTAAACGCGACGGCCGCGGAGGGTCCGTGTGAGCGACAGCCGACTCCTCGCCGTCTGGAAGCGCGTCTTCGGACTGGCGTGGCCGGTGATGGCCGAGCAGACCTTCCGCACGGCGATGCGGACGACCGACATCATCGTCACCGCGACCATCTCGCCCGTCGCCGTCGCGGCCATCGGTCTCGCGGACCTCTACGCGCGCTTCCCGCTGTGGATCGGTCTCGGAACCGGCGGCGGTGCCATCGCGCTCTCCAGTCAGGACACCGGCAGCGGTGCCGACGCCAACCGCGACCAAGCCATCTCGATCGCCCTCCTCCTCGGCGCGTTACTCGGGATTCCGTTCGTCGTCTTCGGCCTGCTCTTCGGTCGGCAAGCAATCGCCATCCTCGGCGCGCCCGCCGACGTCGCCGACCTCGGCGGTCTCTATCTCGCGGTCATCTTCGCGACCGCGCCCGCCCGCCACGTCGCACTCATCGCCGCCCGCTCCTTGCAGGGCACAGGCGACACCCGGACGCCGATGTACGTCAACGTCGTCGCCAACGCGCTCAACATCGGCGGCAGCGTCGTCCTCGGTCTCGGTCTCTTCGGGACCGCGGGGATGGAACTCTTCGGCGTCGGCATCACGGGTGTCGTCGGTGTCGGCATCGCCACCTCCGCTGCCAACGTCGTCACCGCCGTCGCCCTCCTCGGCGCGCTCCGGACGAACTACACCGACGCGTGGCTCGTCCGGCCCACGGACCCCATCGTCGCCAAACAGCTCGTCGTCGTCAGCGCGCCGAGCGTCGCCGAGGGGCTGGCGTCGACGCTCGCGGAGTTCCCGCTCAACAGCATCCTCCTCGGCTTCGGCACCGAGGTCAACGCCGCCTTCCAGATCGGCCGTCGGCTCTACCAGCAGGTGACGGGACCGCTCTCGCGCGGCTACAACGTCGCCGCGAGCGTCGTCGTCGGCCAGGCGCTCGGCGA includes these proteins:
- a CDS encoding DUF7535 family protein, with amino-acid sequence MSSESDDSEPGVLKSAYRTVTPGYKSHPDTEMNVIGLAYFLGILVLLVPLLPFIVLVWLISKLIELVADQTGSGETK
- a CDS encoding ornithine cyclodeaminase family protein; this translates as MQTLLLNSDDVHDNCQMPELISAIEDAFAAYETGDAQMPPKSYIDLPQYNGDFRSMPAYLDAGEWDAAGIKWVNVHPDNGEKFDLPTVMGTMIYSDPENAFPLALMDGTELTMLRTGAAAAVATDHLAVEDATSMGIIGAGVQSYTQLRAISEVRDIEEVVVSDLSEERVARFIDTFEGEFDVRAGSIAEAAGCDVLSTVTPVEDPIVPREAVGDHTHINAMGADAEGKHELADEVLLDAKLVIDDFEQTTHSGEINVPYNAGVLADDDIYGQIGQIVVGDKAGRTDDDGITVFDSTGLAIQDVAAAHVVYEHADDNDNGYPFDLLGLAE
- the thsB gene encoding thermosome subunit beta produces the protein MIILGEDSQRVKDRDAQSYNIRAARAVAEAVRSTLGPKGMDKMLVDSMGDVTITNDGVTILKEMDIDNPTAEMIIEVAETQEDEAGDGTTTAVAIAGELLKNAEDLLEQDIHPTAVIKGFHLASEKAREEVGNIAETVEPDDEELLKKVAETSMTGKGTELNKDLLAQLIVDAVKQVTVEAADGSHIVDLENVKLETQTGRSASESELLTGAVIDKDPVHDNMPTEAEDANILLLNEAIEVEEASTDTNVSIDSPDQLQQFLDQEEKQLKQKVQQIVDSGADVVFCQKGIDDLAQHYLAKEDILAVRRVKKSDIKFLKNVVGGSVVSDLDSVEVSDLGHGSVSRDDEDELFYVEGDDAHGVTILLRGSTDHVVDELERGIQDALDVVATTVSDGRVVAGGGAIEVELASRLRDYADSVSGREQLAVEAFADALELVPRVLAENAGLDSIDTLVDLRAAHEDGQVRAGLNVFTGDVVDTFDAGVVEPAHSKEQAISSATEAANLVLKIDDIIAAGDLSTKGDGDDEGGAPGGMGGMGGMGGMGGAM
- a CDS encoding DUF7383 domain-containing protein, yielding MQTRANYATVYVGAQLAPEGHSLDLEWATDAGDETDAFEFTVPTDEPTDAYIGLQAFDVAEYGHEILVNGEPLGGFDIPPNEGWQYWVDTLSGATLHEGTNTVQFRRNAEGTDAFAVGTVTVHWKEPVE
- a CDS encoding Rid family detoxifying hydrolase, which translates into the protein MKRIISTDDAPAAVGAYSQATTDGSLLFTAGQIPLTPDGELLADADMTTQTEQALDNIMAVLAEEGADAGDVLKVTVLLDDIEDFDEMNETYATYFDDEPPARSAFEVANLPKGVGIEIEAIASLE
- the ilvA gene encoding threonine ammonia-lyase, which encodes MLSLADVLDARDRVSEVARHTPLEYSHTYTDMTGAEVHLKLENFQRTGSFKIRGAMNRITTLSEEEKEVGVVTASAGNHAQGVALAATRAGVDSTIVMPEHAPITKVKATERYGGRVVLHGADYNDAQDKAHEIEAEEGRTYVHAFDDPYVMAGQGTIGLEIVEDCPDLDTVIVPIGGGGLISGIATAVKEQVPDARVIGVQAEGASSVADSLKKGEITPLDEVDTIADGIATRNVGEAPFEVIRERVDEVVTVSDEEIAVALTYLLERSKTLVEGAGAVALAALLFDKFDYEEDEVVVPALCGGNIDMNTLTTVIMRGLVETGRYLKVKTVLKDRPGALEKLIDVLAAQQANIYAIRHDRTSRDIAMNAAEVELDLETRGEDHVEEVLDALREHGYSVEVLA
- a CDS encoding gamma-glutamylcyclotransferase family protein yields the protein MDFFVYGTLTNPEQVAQVVDSYSYLGAAVLDGLHPVSGRYPTLAPGGSVGGRVLRTDDVDAVDTYEGVGQGLYVRVEVPWRVDGNDGGDGDATAGDDGVGETVAVYVGDPDELDAEEEISWPGDGSLAERVRRYVARESVTVSWTD
- a CDS encoding MATE family efflux transporter; its protein translation is MSDSRLLAVWKRVFGLAWPVMAEQTFRTAMRTTDIIVTATISPVAVAAIGLADLYARFPLWIGLGTGGGAIALSSQDTGSGADANRDQAISIALLLGALLGIPFVVFGLLFGRQAIAILGAPADVADLGGLYLAVIFATAPARHVALIAARSLQGTGDTRTPMYVNVVANALNIGGSVVLGLGLFGTAGMELFGVGITGVVGVGIATSAANVVTAVALLGALRTNYTDAWLVRPTDPIVAKQLVVVSAPSVAEGLASTLAEFPLNSILLGFGTEVNAAFQIGRRLYQQVTGPLSRGYNVAASVVVGQALGEGDPEKARFEGWGTVALGLATVGVVGLLLVVVAEPFVNLFTTDSETASYAVDFARVYGLTAAFLVTFSILQGALRGASETRMPFYARTSGLFGFMVGFTYLVGVVMDYGVVAAYAGIGLSYVWMAAIVALSFWRSDWASRAASMMQERGSTVE